Proteins co-encoded in one Gossypium arboreum isolate Shixiya-1 chromosome 11, ASM2569848v2, whole genome shotgun sequence genomic window:
- the LOC108473518 gene encoding putative lysine-specific demethylase JMJ16 produces MGTELMRVCVKEENDDIPPVPPGFESYASFTLTRGAQENVKHESDNVKYCSASATTISSVANPVQKETELGDVESTKITRSLRRRPWINYGRYDNSPEDELDCEKLDQNQRLRHNLPKGVIRGCPECNDCQKVIARWHPEEACRPGVEDAPVFYPTEKEFEDTLNYIASIRPKAEKYGICRIVPPSSWKPPCPLKEKNIWENARFVTRVQRVDKLQNRNSMRKMSKVNNSMRRKRRRYMRMAVDCSSDSGSIWSADAGFCEVERFGFEPGPEFTLDKFQKYADDFKAQYFRRKENDVDMEGKVTVLPDLHEASVENIEGEYWRIVEKATEEIEVLYGADLETGVFGSGFPKKSSQVGLASNEKYINSGWNLNNFPRLPGSVLNYESSDISGVLVPWLYVGMCFSSFCWHVEDHHLYSLNFMHWGAPKIWYGVPGKDAPKLEEAMKKHLPDLFDEQPDLLHKLVTQLSPSILKSEGVPVYRCVQNAGEFVLTFPRAYHAGFNCGFNCAEAVNVAPVDWLPHGQIAIELYREQGRKTSISHDKLLLGAAREAVKAHWELSLLKKHTSDNLRWKGVCGKDGILAKTLKARVEMERLSREYFCSSSHTAKMESNFDATSERECSICFFDLHLSAAGCHCSPDRYACLNHAKQFCSCARGSKIFLFRYDINELNILVEAVEGKLSAIYRWARLDLGLALSSYVTKDNIGGRLSHALEGVHKEVPQPSVISSRELPGEDMSKKKPLILAQISAQMLLLQRNKQSEATLPSKDPNSKLKKGESVLSALNLSIPGTQTAVTSGVKKPSSPAVVNTILLSDDEGDEIEKPVSEIPKEHSIKEHPEASVRVAPSGEKASTCNYKNKAILTTPLTDAPFTNQKDANSPDVQRNNHSSHYSEVKDEHSGNGITLLGSSRQNDFCHLESATAESGRNVQDSSNTIEMDNNKNNLFTGESSLQHLLPWGSEKVDKDKHEKMGAVASANLVDNTRTNVGGPSCSQNNVDRNVRQKGPRIAKVVRRINCNVEPLEFGVVLSGKLWCNSQAIFPKGFKSRVRYISVLDPTNMAYYVSEILDAERDGPLFMVSVEHCPSEVFVHVSAARCWEMVREKVNQEITKQHRLGRTNLPPLQPPGSLDGFEMFGFSSPEIVQAVEAMDRNRVCMEYWDSRPYSRPQVQFLQHSHTPSNGVNLLRTSGEQNNAGAPQNKCLPSEVDTLLGLFKKASSEELSSLCSILSDKRSPEDVDRVAQLLKEEIRSRRPT; encoded by the exons ATGGGGACAGAACTTATGAGAGTTTGTGTTAAAGAAGAGAACGATGATATTCCACCAGTTCCACCAGGTTTCGAGTCATATGCATCTTTTACTCTAACAAGGGGGGCACAAGAGAATGTGAAACATGAGAGTGATAATGTAAAGTACTGTTCAGCCTCTGCAACCACAATTAGTTCTGTTGCCAATCCTGTCCAGAAGGAAACTGAGTTGGGCGATGTTGAAAGCACAAAGATTACAAGGTCTTTGAGGCGAAGACCTTGGATAAACTATGGTAGATACGATAACAGTCCAGAAGACGAGCTTGATTGTGAAAAGCTTGATCAA AATCAAAGATTGAGACATAATCTTCCTAAAGGTGTCATTCGTGGATGTCCAGAGTGTAATGATTGCCAAAAG GTGATTGCAAGATGGCATCCAGAGGAAGCATGTAGGCCAGGTGTTGAGGATGCGCCTGTGTTCTACCCGACAGAAAAG GAGTTTGAAGATACTTTGAACTATATAGCTAGCATACGACCAAAAGCAGAAAAATATGGAATCTGTCGCATTGTTCCTCCATCTTCTTGGAAACCTCCTTGTCCTCTCAAAGAAAAGAATATATGGGAAAATGCTAGATTTGTTACTCGTGTGCAGAGGGTTGACAAACTTCAGAATCGTAATTCAATGAGGAAAATGTCAAAAGTTAATAACAGTATGAGGAGGAAAAGGAGAAGATACATGAGAATGGCTGTAGACTGTAGTTCTGATAGTGGAAGTATCTGGTCTGCTGATGCCGGATTTTGTGAAGTAGAGAGGTTTGGGTTTGAACCTGGTCCAGAGTTTACTCTGGATAAATTTCAGAAGTATGCTGATGATTTCAAGGCTCAGTACTTTAGGAGGAAGGAAAATGATGTAGATATGGAAGGTAAAGTGACCGTTCTGCCAGATCTCCATGAAGCTTCAGTTGAGAATATTGAGGGTGAATACTGGCGCATAGTGGAGAAAGCAACTGAGGAAATAGAG GTCTTATATGGGGCTGATCTGGAAACTGGGGTTTTTGGCAGTGGCTTTCCTAAGAAGTCCAGTCAAGTTGGACTTGCTTCCAACGAGAAGTACATAAATTCTGGTTGGAACCTAAATAACTTCCCCAGGCTACCTGGATCCGTTCTCAATTATGAAAGCAGTGATATTTCTGGGGTTCTGGTTCCCTGGTTGTATGTAGGAATGTGCTTTTCCTCCTTCTGTTGG CATGTTGAAGATCACCACCTATACTCGTTGAATTTCATGCATTGGGGTGCTCCGAAAATTTGGTATGGCGTTCCTGGAAAGGATGCTCCTAAACTGGAGGAGGCTATGAAAAAGCATTTGCCTGACCTTTTTGATGAGCAACCTGACCTGCTTCACAAACTG GTCACTCAGCTGTCCCCTTCGATACTAAAATCTGAAGGGGTACCTGTCTATCGATGTGTTCAGAATGCTGGAGAATTTGTTCTGACATTCCCTAGAGCATATCATGCAGGGTTCAACTGTGGTTTCAATTGTGCAGAGGCAGTAAATGTAGCTCCTGTTGACTGGTTACCACATGGACAGATTGCTATTGAGCTATACCGTGAACAGGGAAGGAAAACTTCCATCTCACATGATAAATTGTTGCTTGGAGCAGCAAGGGAAGCAGTCAAAGCCCACTGGGAGCTCAGTTTATTGAAGAAGCATACTTCTGATAACTTAAGGTGGAAAGGTGTATGTGGAAAAGATGGAATTTTAGCTAAAACTCTCAAG GCACGTGTTGAGATGGAACGTCTAAGCAGGGAATATTTTTGCAGTTCCTCTCATACTGCTAAAATGGAGAGCAATTTTGATGCTACCAGTGAGCGAGAATGCAGTATATGTTTTTTTGATTTGCACCTTTCTGCAGCAGGTTGTCATTGCTCCCCTGATAGATATGCATGCCTGAATCATGCAAAGCAGTTCTGCTCATGTGCTAGAGGTTCCAAAATTTTCCTATTTCGATATGATATAAATGAGTTAAATATCCTTGTTGAAGCAGTGGAAGGAAAACTAAGTGCAATATATAGGTGGGCAAGACTAGATCTTGGGCTGGCTCTGAGTTCATATGTAACCAAGGACAATATAGGTGGTAGGTTATCCCATGCATTGGAAGGAGTACATAAAGAAGTTCCTCAACCATCAGTAATTTCCTCCAGAGAATTACCAGGAGAAGATATGTCGAAAAAGAAACCCTTGATATTAGCTCAAATTTCTGCTCAGATGTTATTGCTACAAAGAAATAAACAATCAGAGGCTACTTTACCATCAAAAGATCCAAATTCTAAGTTGAAGAAAGGGGAATCCGTTCTTTCTGCTTTAAACTTGAGCATACCTGGAACCCAAACTGCCGTGACAAGTGGAGTGAAGAAGCCTTCATCTCCAGCAGTCGTTAATACTATTCTTCTTAGTGATGATGAAGGTGATGAAATAGAGAAACCAGTTTCGGAAATACCAAAAGAACATTCTATCAAAGAGCATCCAGAAGCCTCAGTGAGGGTGGCACCATCTGGTGAAAAAGCAAGCACATGTAATTACAAGAATAAGGCTATCTTAACTACCCCTCTAACTGATGCTCCATTTACGAATCAAAAGGATGCCAATTCCCCTGATGTACAAAGAAATAATCATTCATCTCATTATTCGGAAGTGAAAGATGAGCATTCTGGAAATGGAATCACATTGCTAGGATCTAGTCGCCAGAATGATTTTTGCCATTTAGAATCTGCCACTGCAGAATCTGGTAGAAATGTTCAGGATTCTTCTAATACCATAGAGATGGATAATAACAAGAATAATCTGTTCACTGGTGAAAGCAGCCTTCAGCATCTGCTGCCTTGGGGAAGTGAAAAAGTTGACAAGGATAAGCATGAGAAGATGGGAGCCGTTGCCTCTGCAAATTTAGTTGACAACACAAGAACTAATGTAGGTGGGCCGTCTTGCTCTCAAAATAATGTTGACAGAAATGTCCGGCAGAAAGGTCCTCGCATTGCTAAGGTAGTGCGTAGGATCAACTGTAATGTTGAGCCTCTGGAATTTGGAGTTGTGCTCTCTGGGAAATTATGGTGTAACAGCCAGGCCATTTTCCCAAAAG GATTTAAGAGCCGGGTTAGGTATATTAGTGTTTTAGATCCAACAAATATGGCATACTATGTCTCAGAAATTTTGGATGCGGAGAGGGATGGACCTCTGTTCAtg GTATCTGTGGAGCACTGTCCCAGTGAAGTATTTGTTCATGTTTCAGCTGCCAGATGCTGGGAGATGGTGAGGGAGAAAGTTAATCAAGAGATAACGAAACAACATAGACTAGGAAGGACCAACCTCCCACCATTGCAGCCTCCTGGTAGCCTTGATGGCTTTGAGATGTTTGGTTTTTCTTCACCAGAAATTGTGCAG GCCGTTGAGGCAATGGATCGCAATCGAGTTTGTATGGAGTATTGGGACTCTCGGCCTTACTCTCGGCCTCAAGTGCAGTTCCTACAACATTCTCATACCCCTAGTAATGGTGTCAACTTGCTTAGAACATCTGGGGAACAAAATAATGCAGGGGCTCCTCAGAACAAATGCCTGCCCAGTGAAGTCGACACACTACTAGGTTTATTCAAGAAGGCAAGCTCTGAAGAATTAAGCTCACTTTGTAGCATATTAAGTGACAAAAGGTCTCCCGAGGATGTAGACCGTGTGGCTCAACTCCTTAAGGAGGAGATTCGCAGTCGTCGACCTACatga